From a region of the Gordonia sp. PP30 genome:
- a CDS encoding SURF1 family cytochrome oxidase biogenesis protein, producing MHLLRTFLRPGWLLAAVLVAAFAAACFLILAPWQLGKNTATQHRNDLIQTAAKTAAVPLDRLVPAGGVLPTGHEWREVTLTGRYLTDKQIEVRLRVVDERPAVEVVTPFQLTGSERIVLVDRGYVRPDSAGRTQIPAPPSGEVTLHARLRRSEATSPGKGPKVEGGTLTAYTIDTAALSAADGTPLDPFYVQLTDHQPGGLGTIDLPQLESGPYLSYGLQWLAFGIMAPLGIGYFVWAEVKHRRALARKQENGEVVDDTPAEDGRGAERRRIRDELREASAPGTADPRVDVEIGGGVAVDSHEDDVRAKLAQRYGR from the coding sequence GTGCACCTGCTGCGAACCTTCCTGCGGCCCGGATGGCTACTCGCCGCCGTCCTGGTGGCCGCGTTCGCCGCCGCGTGCTTTCTGATCCTTGCGCCCTGGCAACTCGGGAAGAACACCGCGACGCAGCACCGGAACGACCTGATCCAGACCGCCGCCAAGACCGCGGCCGTGCCCCTTGACCGGTTGGTGCCGGCCGGAGGCGTGCTGCCCACCGGCCACGAGTGGCGCGAGGTGACCCTCACCGGCCGCTACCTGACGGACAAGCAGATCGAGGTGCGGCTGCGCGTCGTCGACGAGCGACCTGCCGTGGAGGTCGTGACACCGTTCCAGCTCACCGGCTCCGAGCGCATCGTGCTCGTCGACCGCGGCTACGTCCGGCCCGACTCGGCCGGCCGGACCCAGATCCCCGCTCCGCCGTCGGGCGAGGTGACGCTGCACGCCCGCCTGCGCAGATCCGAGGCCACCAGTCCGGGCAAGGGCCCCAAGGTGGAGGGCGGCACGCTCACCGCGTACACCATCGACACCGCCGCACTGTCCGCCGCGGACGGCACCCCGCTCGATCCGTTCTACGTGCAGCTCACCGACCATCAGCCCGGCGGGCTCGGCACCATCGACCTGCCGCAGCTCGAATCCGGCCCGTATCTCTCGTATGGGCTGCAGTGGCTCGCCTTCGGTATCATGGCGCCGCTCGGCATCGGCTACTTCGTCTGGGCCGAGGTGAAGCACCGCCGCGCCCTCGCCCGGAAGCAGGAGAACGGCGAGGTGGTGGACGACACCCCGGCCGAGGACGGCCGGGGCGCGGAGCGACGACGGATCCGCGACGAACTCCGCGAAGCGAGCGCACCCGGGACCGCCGACCCGCGCGTCGACGTCGAGATCGGCGGGGGCGTGGCCGTCGACAGCCACGAGGACGACGTGCGCGCCAAGCTCGCCCAGCGCTACGGGCGCTGA
- a CDS encoding low molecular weight protein-tyrosine-phosphatase translates to MSDSPDRLHVCFICTGNICRSPMAAAIFAKAIDDAGLTDEVQVTSAGTGGWHVGEPADNRARTELLAHGYPDNHVAAQLDPEHLSADLLVALDSSHVKELTRKRLGERVRLLRSFDPGADGGDVPDPYYGSPEDFADVRAQIEDAVPGLLAWVHATLAERG, encoded by the coding sequence GTGTCCGATAGCCCTGACCGGCTGCATGTCTGTTTCATCTGTACCGGCAACATCTGCCGGTCGCCCATGGCGGCGGCGATCTTCGCCAAGGCGATCGACGATGCCGGGCTGACCGATGAGGTGCAGGTGACCAGCGCGGGCACCGGTGGATGGCACGTCGGCGAGCCGGCCGACAACCGCGCCCGCACCGAACTTCTGGCCCACGGCTACCCCGACAATCACGTGGCCGCCCAGCTCGATCCGGAGCATCTCTCGGCCGATCTGCTGGTCGCGCTCGACTCCAGCCATGTCAAAGAGCTGACCCGTAAGCGCCTCGGCGAGCGCGTCCGATTGCTGCGCAGCTTCGACCCCGGAGCCGACGGCGGCGACGTCCCCGATCCGTACTACGGCTCGCCGGAGGATTTCGCCGACGTGCGTGCGCAGATCGAGGACGCGGTCCCCGGGCTGCTCGCCTGGGTGCACGCCACCCTGGCCGAACGGGGCTGA
- a CDS encoding HAD hydrolase-like protein, whose amino-acid sequence MLRTADPADPATVLLVDLDGTLTDSYPGIAASFRHALDAMGAPAPSDDLVAGIVGPPMLDTMRACGFSDDDAQAAVTAYRARYDRIGWRENRVYDGVPELLADLTAGARTLAVATSKNETIARRVLEHFGLDRHFAFIGGSSDDGTRRSKAQVIARVLGVLELDPATNPVVMIGDRSHDVDGAASFGVPTIAVGWGYARPGEVDEATWTVQTVPQLREVLGVR is encoded by the coding sequence ATGCTGCGTACCGCCGACCCGGCCGACCCCGCGACCGTGCTCCTCGTCGATCTCGACGGCACCCTCACCGACAGCTATCCGGGGATCGCGGCGTCGTTCCGGCACGCCCTGGACGCGATGGGCGCACCCGCCCCGAGCGACGACCTCGTGGCCGGGATCGTCGGGCCGCCGATGCTCGACACCATGCGGGCCTGCGGTTTCTCCGACGACGACGCGCAGGCCGCCGTCACCGCGTACCGCGCCCGCTACGACCGGATCGGCTGGCGGGAGAACCGGGTGTACGACGGCGTGCCCGAACTGCTCGCCGATCTCACCGCGGGCGCGCGGACCCTGGCCGTGGCCACCAGCAAGAACGAGACCATCGCGCGGCGGGTTCTGGAGCACTTCGGGCTCGACCGGCACTTCGCGTTCATCGGCGGATCCAGCGACGACGGCACCCGCCGAAGCAAGGCGCAGGTCATCGCGCGCGTGCTCGGCGTACTAGAGTTGGACCCGGCGACGAACCCCGTCGTGATGATCGGTGACCGCTCCCACGACGTCGACGGAGCCGCGTCATTCGGTGTTCCCACGATCGCGGTGGGTTGGGGTTACGCTCGTCCGGGGGAGGTCGACGAAGCCACGTGGACCGTGCAGACGGTCCCGCAACTGCGCGAGGTACTCGGTGTCCGATAG
- a CDS encoding FUSC family protein — protein MGQTPISPGRVRPADWIVEMLRIRRAEFPLGHSIRSAVAVGGPFIVGSLTGHLITAMWIGLATLLLAAGEREGTYRLNFTIIAISTPIAAAGYLLGFIQDAPIAALVVLAALLAFLMGVIAGLGPAFSVGGMQFLLVASIALGVKGIDWWEPIGLYFAGGVLYAALLGIEMLLVPARPQRAVLVPMLTALADLARARHDDLAEGGDRTAAARGRATAALRAATTRVAEFSVRTAGSAGSWTLDDGVTGAAERVQAFLIGDRDPAAAEIAERRLRALAAEVAAGRSADAGEPATEPAVAGSSRGAALLSTRIDELADALRPRKRPAGARHERLVSGGIGREVVLAAARLALCYGIAVAAREYFPYGHWFWVPLTVCMVMKPDFGSVFARAILRVIGTVVAVALASLLLLVVPKGVGLGILIAAFAALVPWLMMKSYALQALAITPIVIFLVDVITPGDGGNFSWERIAATAIGGAIVIVFGYLIWPHSRRAWVAETFAQAMAGIAAHLRVAGTAVPDDAGPAADRHSELVAARRAATRAMSDLQTRLERALAEPPPADTVAGAWIPAVDAAQVLADSVTAYATDRVADDVPPDEPESAALAADIRHAGEGGRSGEAVAPTDPALRPIADRLARVRAHLADT, from the coding sequence GTGGGCCAGACTCCGATCTCCCCGGGACGGGTCCGCCCCGCGGACTGGATCGTCGAGATGTTGCGGATACGCCGCGCCGAGTTTCCGCTGGGGCATTCGATCCGTTCGGCGGTCGCCGTCGGCGGCCCGTTCATCGTGGGCTCGCTGACCGGCCACCTGATCACGGCGATGTGGATCGGACTGGCGACGCTGTTGCTCGCGGCCGGCGAACGCGAGGGCACCTACCGTCTCAATTTCACGATCATCGCGATCTCCACGCCGATCGCCGCCGCCGGCTACCTGCTCGGCTTCATCCAGGACGCGCCGATCGCCGCCCTGGTGGTCCTGGCGGCGCTGCTCGCCTTCCTGATGGGTGTGATCGCCGGACTGGGCCCGGCGTTCTCGGTCGGCGGAATGCAATTCCTCCTGGTCGCCAGCATCGCGCTCGGGGTCAAGGGGATCGACTGGTGGGAGCCGATCGGCCTGTACTTCGCGGGCGGCGTCCTCTACGCCGCCCTGCTGGGGATCGAGATGCTGTTGGTCCCGGCGCGCCCGCAGCGCGCCGTGCTGGTGCCGATGCTCACCGCCCTCGCCGATCTCGCGCGGGCCCGGCACGACGATCTCGCCGAGGGCGGCGACCGCACCGCGGCCGCGCGGGGCCGGGCCACCGCGGCGCTGCGGGCGGCGACCACCCGCGTCGCCGAGTTCTCGGTGCGCACCGCAGGCTCGGCCGGGTCGTGGACGCTCGACGACGGCGTGACCGGGGCCGCCGAACGAGTGCAGGCCTTCCTGATCGGCGACCGCGATCCGGCGGCCGCCGAGATCGCCGAGCGGCGCCTGCGAGCACTCGCCGCCGAGGTCGCCGCCGGCCGGTCCGCAGATGCCGGCGAGCCCGCGACGGAACCGGCGGTCGCCGGGTCGAGCCGGGGCGCGGCGCTCCTCTCGACCCGGATCGACGAGCTCGCCGACGCGCTGCGGCCCCGGAAGCGGCCCGCCGGGGCGCGGCACGAACGACTGGTCTCCGGCGGTATCGGGCGCGAAGTGGTGCTGGCGGCCGCTCGCCTCGCACTCTGCTACGGCATCGCCGTCGCGGCCAGGGAGTACTTCCCGTACGGCCACTGGTTCTGGGTTCCACTGACCGTCTGCATGGTGATGAAGCCGGACTTCGGTTCGGTGTTCGCCCGGGCGATTCTGCGGGTGATCGGCACCGTCGTGGCCGTCGCCCTCGCCTCGCTCTTGCTGCTGGTGGTGCCCAAGGGGGTCGGGCTCGGCATCCTCATCGCGGCGTTCGCGGCGCTGGTGCCGTGGCTCATGATGAAGTCGTACGCGCTGCAGGCTCTGGCCATCACCCCGATCGTGATCTTCCTGGTCGACGTGATCACCCCGGGCGATGGCGGCAACTTCTCGTGGGAGCGGATCGCGGCGACGGCGATCGGTGGGGCGATCGTGATCGTCTTCGGCTACCTGATCTGGCCGCATTCGCGGCGGGCCTGGGTCGCCGAGACCTTCGCCCAGGCCATGGCCGGCATCGCGGCGCACCTGCGGGTGGCGGGCACGGCGGTACCGGACGACGCCGGGCCGGCCGCGGACCGGCACTCCGAACTCGTCGCCGCCCGGCGGGCGGCCACGCGCGCGATGTCCGATCTCCAGACGCGGCTGGAGCGCGCGCTCGCCGAACCGCCACCGGCCGATACGGTCGCCGGGGCCTGGATTCCGGCGGTGGACGCCGCGCAGGTGCTGGCGGATTCGGTGACGGCGTACGCGACGGACCGGGTGGCCGATGACGTCCCGCCCGACGAACCGGAGAGCGCGGCGCTCGCCGCCGACATCCGGCACGCCGGTGAGGGTGGGCGCAGCGGTGAGGCGGTGGCACCCACCGATCCCGCGCTGCGGCCGATTGCGGACCGGCTGGCACGGGTCCGCGCGCATCTGGCCGACACCTGA